One Halarcobacter ebronensis genomic window carries:
- a CDS encoding multidrug resistance efflux transporter family protein: MNELKNRIEKFQSNPSFLLIIGLLAAAFFSATFLINRAISLEGGHWYWSAALRFVFTVLFIGFGFVLFRGLSYLKYVLKEYIDNFRFWTISGTIGFGFFYSLLCYAADFSPAWVVATTWQMTILASLFVLAFFGKKLSKKIWFFTFIIFIGVSLVNLSHIDTNNLEALFLGFFPVLIAAFSYPTGNQMVWEQKVKREQNGGDTKIFKNAFIKVFLLTLGSFPFWVILFFVTNPGVPSSGQYISVAMVSLLSGVIATSLFLYARHHANTTSKLILVDATQSGEVFFALFGEVLFLGALLPNLLGWLGLLLTLFGLYFLTKLK; this comes from the coding sequence TTGAATGAGTTAAAAAATAGAATAGAAAAATTTCAATCAAACCCTTCTTTTTTACTAATAATTGGACTTTTAGCGGCCGCTTTTTTTTCTGCAACTTTTTTAATAAATAGAGCCATTTCTCTTGAGGGTGGACACTGGTATTGGAGTGCAGCACTTAGATTTGTATTCACAGTACTTTTTATAGGCTTTGGTTTTGTTCTTTTTAGAGGGCTTTCATATTTAAAATATGTTTTAAAAGAGTATATAGATAACTTTAGATTTTGGACAATATCAGGCACTATTGGGTTTGGATTTTTTTATTCACTTCTATGTTATGCAGCTGATTTTTCACCAGCTTGGGTTGTGGCAACAACTTGGCAGATGACAATTTTGGCTTCACTATTTGTTTTGGCTTTTTTTGGTAAAAAACTATCAAAAAAGATTTGGTTTTTCACCTTTATAATTTTTATAGGGGTATCTTTGGTAAATCTAAGCCATATAGATACAAATAACTTAGAAGCTCTATTTTTAGGATTTTTCCCAGTTTTGATTGCAGCTTTTTCGTACCCAACAGGAAACCAAATGGTTTGGGAACAAAAGGTAAAAAGGGAGCAAAATGGTGGAGATACAAAAATATTTAAAAATGCCTTTATAAAAGTATTTTTGCTCACCCTTGGAAGTTTCCCTTTTTGGGTTATTCTATTTTTTGTAACAAACCCAGGGGTTCCTAGCTCTGGGCAGTATATAAGTGTAGCTATGGTTTCTCTTTTATCAGGAGTAATTGCAACTTCACTATTTTTATATGCCAGACACCATGCAAACACAACAAGTAAACTAATACTTGTGGATGCAACCCAATCAGGAGAGGTGTTTTTTGCTCTATTTGGTGAAGTTCTATTTTTAGGAGCACTTTTACCAAACCTTTTAGGATGGCTTGGACTTCTTCTTACACTTTTTGGTTTATACTTTCTTACTAAGTTAAAATAA
- a CDS encoding diheme cytochrome c, whose protein sequence is MSDLKNHFGDDASLEEEDRKNILYFLLENSAENSTKEVSVKVLNSIENKDIIAITQTPFWKNEHKNIKKEVFEHPQVKSKANCKACHSDIEKGLIEDEKIKDISSFM, encoded by the coding sequence ATGTCAGATTTAAAAAACCACTTTGGTGATGATGCTTCACTTGAAGAAGAGGATAGAAAAAATATTCTATATTTTCTTTTGGAAAACAGTGCTGAAAATAGTACAAAAGAGGTTAGTGTAAAGGTTTTGAACTCTATTGAAAATAAAGATATAATTGCTATAACCCAAACACCTTTTTGGAAAAATGAGCATAAAAATATCAAAAAAGAGGTTTTTGAACATCCACAAGTAAAGAGTAAGGCAAACTGCAAAGCTTGCCATAGTGATATAGAAAAAGGTTTAATTGAAGATGAAAAGATTAAAGATATTAGTAGTTTTATGTAG
- a CDS encoding Spy/CpxP family protein refolding chaperone, which yields MKRLKILVVLCSLFLLTQLFASDHKYEHEYEEHNSTHIYKNLDYLQLSSQQTEEIKNILIKYRKKYAHYAQKRARKESSLKELFKKDSFDEKEYEEALEEIIEDEIELETKMLKKIHSVLSPKQREKFSYYLKEWRVE from the coding sequence ATGAAAAGATTAAAGATATTAGTAGTTTTATGTAGTCTATTTTTACTAACCCAACTTTTCGCAAGTGACCATAAATATGAACATGAGTATGAGGAGCATAATAGCACCCATATTTACAAAAATCTAGACTACCTACAGTTATCATCACAACAAACAGAAGAGATAAAAAATATTCTAATAAAATATAGGAAAAAGTATGCTCATTACGCACAAAAAAGAGCTAGAAAAGAGAGTAGTTTAAAAGAGCTTTTTAAAAAAGATAGCTTCGATGAGAAAGAGTATGAAGAGGCTTTGGAAGAGATTATAGAGGATGAGATAGAGTTAGAGACAAAAATGCTAAAAAAAATTCACTCTGTCTTAAGCCCTAAACAAAGGGAAAAGTTCTCATACTATCTAAAGGAGTGGAGAGTTGAGTAA
- a CDS encoding AMP-binding protein, which translates to MTFNVFNDDGSINRHKIEKELFYDKDLKHRVSYIGSPKKEINALNFFKSYFSEAKSILFDSSNLAIKNKLESLNIPEFDNNNRSENIFNDKDFSFLYFTSGSTGFPVGALKTKENLLSEIEVTTKFLNQYNIKRVIVTVPFVHLYGTLFGLLYPLLNNIEIIIKEHFLPNDLLDIIEKDSLVITTPLYIKSLNRVLENKDLSGSIFVTSTAPLMPDIAKEFNEKFNTDIIQIFGSTETGGVAYKYNDDSFWTPMQKVEISKNEKEELKVDSPFISNLLYENDFKTTNHQIQMFDYIEIENGKFRLLGRSSQILKIAGKRYSTIQIENILEEVEEIEKALVNVKRESNHLKEELLCITLEAKKEFSLKEIKNILKKEFTNQNFAIELKYVDKIKVSSIGKKLLI; encoded by the coding sequence ATGACATTTAATGTTTTTAATGATGATGGTTCTATAAATAGACACAAAATAGAAAAAGAACTCTTTTATGATAAAGATTTAAAACATAGAGTCTCATATATAGGCTCACCAAAAAAAGAGATTAATGCCCTTAATTTTTTTAAATCCTATTTTAGTGAAGCAAAATCTATTCTTTTTGATAGTAGTAACCTTGCCATAAAAAATAAATTGGAGAGTCTAAATATTCCAGAGTTTGATAATAATAATAGAAGTGAAAATATCTTTAATGACAAAGATTTCTCTTTTTTATATTTCACCTCTGGTTCAACAGGATTTCCTGTTGGTGCTCTTAAAACAAAAGAAAATTTACTCTCAGAGATTGAAGTAACTACAAAATTTTTAAACCAATATAATATAAAAAGAGTTATTGTAACAGTACCTTTTGTGCACCTTTATGGAACACTTTTTGGACTTTTGTATCCTCTTTTAAATAACATTGAGATTATTATAAAAGAGCATTTTTTACCAAATGATTTATTAGATATTATAGAAAAGGACTCTTTGGTTATAACCACTCCACTATATATAAAATCATTAAATAGAGTTTTAGAGAACAAAGATTTAAGTGGTTCAATTTTTGTAACTTCAACTGCCCCTTTAATGCCTGATATTGCAAAAGAGTTTAATGAAAAATTTAATACAGATATAATACAAATTTTTGGTTCAACAGAGACAGGAGGGGTAGCTTATAAATACAATGATGACTCTTTTTGGACTCCTATGCAAAAAGTAGAAATCTCTAAAAATGAGAAGGAAGAGTTAAAAGTAGACTCCCCTTTTATCTCAAATTTACTCTATGAAAATGATTTTAAAACAACAAATCATCAAATACAAATGTTTGATTACATAGAGATAGAAAATGGCAAATTTAGGCTTTTGGGAAGAAGTTCTCAAATACTAAAAATTGCAGGGAAAAGATACTCTACAATTCAAATTGAAAATATTCTAGAAGAAGTAGAGGAGATTGAAAAAGCTCTAGTAAATGTAAAAAGAGAGAGTAACCATCTAAAAGAAGAGCTACTTTGTATAACTTTAGAAGCTAAAAAAGAGTTTAGTTTAAAAGAGATAAAAAATATTCTAAAAAAAGAGTTTACAAATCAAAACTTTGCAATTGAATTAAAGTATGTGGATAAAATAAAAGTTTCTAGTATAGGGAAAAAGTTGTTAATTTAG
- a CDS encoding cytochrome b/b6 domain-containing protein, translating into MKTYIWSLPTRIFHMLFATFILLAFVTDEDNLLTYHAIIGYSIFILLVFRVVWGMIGPKHSKFSDFPFGIKRVKEFISTIFTSHKEYVGHNPAASYVMIAMLIVTFLTIVSGVLTFGIQEGKGLLSFLNNSYFKEMKVFKEIHEVLSTLLIVLIVAHLGGIVSDRVLNKKTQTLNSIITGYKVVDNEKGIKTDIYQKIIALLFFIIFITFLIFSFTNQNNTLLVSKYEPIDYKKQNELFVSECASCHTLYPSTYFA; encoded by the coding sequence ATGAAAACTTATATTTGGAGTTTGCCAACTAGAATATTCCATATGCTTTTTGCTACTTTTATTCTTTTGGCTTTTGTAACAGATGAGGATAATCTTTTAACCTACCATGCTATTATTGGTTATTCAATTTTTATCCTTCTTGTTTTTCGGGTTGTATGGGGAATGATTGGACCAAAACACTCAAAATTTAGTGATTTTCCTTTTGGAATCAAAAGAGTAAAAGAATTTATCTCAACTATTTTCACCTCACACAAAGAGTATGTGGGACACAATCCAGCAGCTTCATATGTGATGATAGCAATGTTGATAGTTACTTTTTTAACCATAGTAAGTGGTGTTTTAACCTTTGGTATTCAAGAAGGAAAAGGTCTTTTATCTTTTTTAAATAACTCCTATTTTAAAGAGATGAAAGTCTTTAAAGAGATCCACGAAGTTCTATCAACACTTCTTATTGTATTAATTGTTGCCCATCTTGGTGGTATTGTAAGTGATAGAGTTTTAAATAAAAAAACGCAAACTCTAAACTCAATTATTACAGGATACAAAGTTGTTGATAATGAAAAAGGGATAAAAACAGATATTTATCAAAAAATCATAGCTCTTCTCTTTTTCATAATTTTTATCACTTTTTTGATTTTCAGTTTTACAAATCAAAATAATACTCTTTTGGTTTCAAAATATGAACCCATAGATTACAAAAAGCAAAATGAGCTTTTTGTAAGTGAGTGTGCATCGTGCCACACTCTGTATCCCTCCACATACTTTGCCTAA
- a CDS encoding HD-GYP domain-containing protein gives MNIKKVVKYTFTTIVVLILATFFLNGIILNKLKENNDSRKEISKLVLMQENMNLLIKDTTTTNNQERLKYINNEFSKYEKSFEELKNSLMIRDKDDFLDFFIKDIHKNPKILKHLILLSKSEVEIEEGFEKIHNLQSQQIRLKSLFSENYPKENLLRENIEKDILKTEDIFLIKNFSDIKYYSKEVLFQYKEKKYLDTWIEKIQALSEVYNNKKLSKYLDTVKTLGDYVIKLNVLEIEEESLQNNIYEIINRNKELNLKIEAEIEAITSSFITNTFTFMILLLLVTILIIILLAIKVNKNVALSFNQVEQKVQEGLSTIKHLNNEIEETQREVVFTMGAIGESRSKETGNHVKRVAEYSKVFALYYGLAKEEAEMLKQASPMHDIGKVAIPDSILNKPGRFDEKERGIMNTHALLGYEMLKHSKRSLLKCAATVAYEHHEKWDGTGYPRGLKGEDIHIYGRITALADVFDALGSDRCYKKAWDDEKIFNLFKEERGKHFDPKLVDIFFEHLDEFLKIRETFKDKM, from the coding sequence ATGAATATAAAAAAAGTAGTTAAATACACCTTTACAACTATTGTAGTTCTTATTTTGGCAACCTTTTTTTTAAACGGAATAATTTTAAATAAACTAAAAGAGAATAATGATTCAAGAAAAGAGATTTCAAAACTTGTTTTAATGCAAGAGAATATGAACCTTTTAATAAAAGATACAACTACAACTAATAACCAAGAGAGATTAAAATATATAAATAATGAGTTTTCAAAATATGAAAAAAGTTTTGAAGAGTTAAAAAATAGTTTAATGATAAGAGACAAAGATGATTTTTTAGATTTTTTTATAAAAGATATTCATAAAAATCCAAAAATATTAAAGCACTTAATTTTACTCTCTAAATCAGAAGTTGAGATAGAAGAGGGTTTTGAAAAGATTCATAATCTACAATCACAACAAATTAGACTAAAATCTCTATTCTCTGAAAATTATCCTAAAGAGAACCTTCTTAGAGAGAATATTGAAAAAGATATATTAAAAACTGAAGATATATTTTTGATTAAAAATTTCTCAGATATTAAATATTATAGTAAAGAGGTTCTTTTCCAATATAAAGAAAAAAAATATTTGGATACATGGATTGAAAAAATTCAAGCATTAAGTGAAGTTTATAATAATAAAAAACTATCTAAATATTTAGATACGGTGAAAACCCTTGGAGATTATGTAATAAAACTCAATGTTTTAGAGATAGAAGAGGAATCTTTACAAAATAATATCTATGAAATAATAAATAGGAATAAAGAACTAAATCTTAAAATTGAAGCGGAAATAGAAGCTATCACTTCATCTTTTATTACAAATACTTTTACTTTTATGATCCTATTACTTTTAGTTACTATTCTTATCATAATCTTATTGGCAATAAAAGTAAACAAAAATGTTGCACTTAGTTTTAATCAAGTAGAACAAAAAGTTCAAGAGGGATTAAGCACAATAAAACATTTAAATAATGAGATAGAAGAGACCCAAAGAGAAGTTGTTTTTACAATGGGTGCAATTGGTGAGAGTAGAAGTAAAGAAACAGGGAATCATGTAAAAAGAGTTGCAGAATATTCAAAAGTTTTTGCTTTATATTATGGATTAGCTAAAGAAGAGGCAGAAATGTTAAAACAAGCTAGCCCAATGCACGATATAGGAAAAGTTGCGATTCCTGACTCAATTTTAAATAAACCAGGTAGATTTGATGAGAAAGAGAGAGGAATAATGAATACCCATGCACTATTAGGTTATGAGATGTTAAAACACTCAAAGAGATCTCTTTTAAAATGTGCAGCAACAGTTGCTTACGAACATCATGAAAAGTGGGATGGCACAGGTTATCCAAGAGGATTAAAGGGTGAAGATATTCATATTTATGGAAGAATAACTGCATTAGCCGATGTTTTTGATGCATTAGGAAGCGATAGATGTTATAAAAAAGCCTGGGATGATGAAAAAATTTTTAATCTTTTCAAAGAGGAGAGAGGAAAACACTTTGATCCAAAACTTGTAGATATCTTTTTTGAACATTTAGATGAATTCTTAAAAATCAGAGAAACTTTCAAAGACAAAATGTAA
- a CDS encoding ArsS family sensor histidine kinase yields MSIRRKVSILFVISLILMITIGLWIDKINSQRIENLVKDKYLKISNEIFLSIDDKENIEQILKKYRLQKLDKLQDKNFKPIYQKKHTFGFILILQSSFRDEFIIHIKYLDDEYILKSEDERSLNEKLTLNILVFLDIFVLVAIFLYILKLLSPLKKITKEIDDFSKGNLSTRVNISSKDEMGALANTFNTMAKNLEELIKTREDLLRDIGHELRTPIAKGRFVIEKFEDSNNKELLKKIFLDLESLTNELIELERLNSSKLQLSTFTCETLILEALNKLYLKEESNIEIDIIDNFKIEADLEYLAIALKNLIDNALKYANKYPIKIESYKNKIVVKNMGKKLSKEISYYLKPFTQESSNRDGFGLGLSIVTKILKKHNFVLEYSYEDGTNIFAICTK; encoded by the coding sequence ATGAGTATTCGAAGAAAAGTATCAATTCTATTTGTAATAAGTCTTATTTTAATGATAACCATAGGTTTATGGATAGATAAAATCAACTCACAAAGAATAGAAAATTTAGTAAAAGACAAGTATCTTAAAATCTCAAATGAGATATTTCTTAGTATTGATGATAAAGAGAATATAGAACAAATATTAAAAAAATATAGACTTCAAAAACTTGATAAACTACAAGATAAAAACTTTAAACCCATATATCAAAAAAAACACACCTTTGGATTTATCCTAATTTTACAAAGCTCTTTTAGGGATGAGTTTATTATTCATATAAAATATTTAGATGATGAATATATTCTAAAAAGCGAAGATGAGAGGAGTCTAAATGAGAAACTAACCCTAAATATCTTAGTCTTTTTAGATATTTTTGTACTTGTTGCTATCTTTTTATATATTTTAAAACTTCTTTCCCCTTTAAAAAAGATTACCAAAGAGATTGATGATTTTTCAAAGGGTAATCTTTCAACTAGAGTAAATATCTCTTCAAAGGATGAGATGGGAGCGCTAGCAAATACCTTTAATACAATGGCAAAAAATCTTGAGGAGTTAATAAAAACTAGAGAGGATTTACTTAGAGATATAGGCCATGAATTAAGAACACCAATAGCAAAGGGAAGGTTTGTAATAGAGAAGTTTGAAGATAGTAATAACAAAGAGCTTTTAAAAAAAATATTTTTGGATTTAGAATCTTTAACAAATGAGTTAATAGAGTTAGAGAGATTAAACTCCTCAAAACTTCAACTATCAACTTTCACGTGTGAAACCCTAATTTTAGAAGCTCTAAATAAACTCTATCTAAAAGAGGAGTCAAATATAGAGATTGATATTATTGATAACTTTAAAATAGAAGCAGATTTGGAGTATCTAGCAATTGCTTTAAAAAATCTAATTGACAATGCCCTTAAATATGCAAACAAATATCCAATAAAAATAGAGAGCTACAAAAATAAAATTGTAGTAAAAAATATGGGGAAAAAACTTTCTAAAGAGATATCTTACTACCTAAAACCCTTTACCCAAGAGAGCTCAAATAGAGATGGATTTGGTCTTGGTCTTAGCATTGTAACTAAGATTTTAAAAAAGCACAATTTTGTCTTAGAATATAGCTATGAAGATGGCACAAATATCTTTGCAATTTGTACAAAATAG
- a CDS encoding glycosyltransferase, whose protein sequence is MKIFLFTDTFYDTNGTSTFIEDIARMSLEYGVDLRVFYSNKKIPSTLYTNVARIKRVAKIPMPFYPQFSLIFPDYFQVKKILREEMPDIIHISTPGPLGFCARRAAKKLGIKIAGTYHTNHPSYIYENTQSKFLENLSKKILSNFYKDFSLVFTRSKENKKLMKSDIAIKKKKIKKIPIGINLQKFKNLQQSEHLEKIQDIRQKIKFLYVGRLTDEKNVKFLIDTWNELLSEHDLDAALIMVGGGKYLNYPLKNGYYLGELKKDELLGIYPLCDVFLFPSITDTLGQVVIEAQIVGLPCLVSNIGGPKEIVKKEPKSGLVKKIDKEKWKKAILKLYEKKELRTSLSKAAKKKKKRFDIIKSFEYFIKTHKKVTKRN, encoded by the coding sequence ATGAAGATCTTTCTCTTTACAGATACATTTTATGATACAAATGGTACTTCAACTTTTATTGAAGATATAGCAAGGATGAGTTTGGAATATGGGGTTGATTTAAGGGTATTTTACTCAAATAAAAAAATCCCCTCAACTCTTTATACAAATGTAGCTAGAATAAAAAGAGTAGCAAAAATACCTATGCCCTTTTATCCACAGTTTTCACTTATTTTTCCCGACTACTTCCAAGTGAAAAAAATCCTAAGGGAAGAGATGCCAGATATTATTCACATCTCAACTCCAGGGCCTTTGGGGTTTTGTGCAAGGAGGGCTGCAAAAAAACTTGGTATTAAAATAGCTGGGACTTACCATACAAATCACCCCTCATATATCTATGAAAATACCCAATCAAAATTTTTAGAAAACCTCTCAAAAAAAATCTTATCAAACTTCTACAAAGATTTCTCGCTGGTATTCACACGCTCTAAAGAGAATAAAAAACTAATGAAAAGTGATATTGCAATAAAGAAGAAAAAAATAAAAAAAATTCCAATAGGAATAAATCTACAAAAATTTAAAAACCTACAACAAAGTGAACACTTAGAAAAAATTCAAGATATTAGACAAAAAATAAAATTTTTGTATGTGGGAAGACTAACCGATGAAAAAAATGTAAAGTTTCTAATAGATACTTGGAATGAACTTCTAAGTGAGCACGATTTGGATGCCGCATTAATTATGGTTGGAGGTGGAAAATATCTAAACTACCCTCTTAAAAATGGCTATTACTTAGGGGAGCTAAAAAAAGATGAACTTTTGGGAATCTATCCTTTATGTGATGTTTTTTTATTTCCTTCGATTACGGATACTTTAGGACAAGTTGTAATTGAGGCTCAAATAGTAGGACTTCCTTGCTTAGTTTCAAATATTGGAGGACCAAAAGAGATAGTAAAAAAAGAGCCAAAGAGTGGTTTGGTTAAAAAAATAGATAAGGAAAAATGGAAAAAGGCAATACTAAAACTATATGAGAAAAAAGAGCTAAGAACCTCTTTGTCAAAGGCTGCAAAAAAGAAGAAAAAGCGTTTTGATATTATAAAAAGTTTTGAGTATTTTATAAAAACCCACAAAAAGGTGACTAAGAGAAATTAA
- a CDS encoding response regulator transcription factor, giving the protein MSKSVLLIEDDTQMQSFIIEYLKEYEFECKGFADPKEALKDFEKNSLEYDIVILDLMLPNMDGFDLFKRVKKIRDIPVIISSARGDIGNKIHGFELGADDYLAKPYEPRELVLRINSILRKNSSNSLKIGDFEINKANHEVKLDNYPIEFTKIEFEIFIFLIENLNKVSSREQILHATSLDENTKNRTIDMHISNIRYKIGDEAKESKYIKSVWGIGYKFVG; this is encoded by the coding sequence TTGAGTAAAAGTGTTCTTTTAATAGAGGATGATACCCAAATGCAAAGCTTTATTATTGAGTATCTAAAAGAGTATGAGTTTGAGTGCAAAGGGTTTGCAGACCCAAAAGAAGCTTTAAAGGATTTTGAAAAAAATAGTTTAGAGTATGACATTGTGATTTTAGATTTGATGCTTCCAAATATGGATGGATTTGATCTCTTTAAAAGAGTAAAAAAGATTAGAGATATTCCTGTTATTATCTCTTCAGCCAGAGGAGATATAGGAAATAAAATCCATGGTTTTGAGCTTGGAGCTGATGACTATCTAGCTAAGCCCTATGAGCCAAGGGAGCTTGTGCTTAGAATAAACTCTATTTTAAGAAAAAACAGCTCAAATTCTCTAAAAATAGGAGATTTTGAAATTAATAAGGCAAACCATGAGGTCAAACTTGACAATTATCCCATTGAGTTTACAAAAATTGAGTTTGAGATTTTTATTTTTTTGATTGAGAACCTTAATAAAGTCTCATCTAGAGAGCAGATACTTCACGCAACCTCTTTAGATGAAAATACAAAAAACAGAACAATTGATATGCATATCTCCAATATAAGATATAAAATAGGAGATGAGGCAAAAGAGTCAAAGTATATCAAGTCTGTTTGGGGTATTGGTTACAAATTTGTAGGTTAA
- a CDS encoding DUF1924 domain-containing protein has translation MKNLLIPAIIASLSFGSVIENYLTDLKNEVIKEKPNFKSFDIKRGEEIFTSKHIGKKGKEISCSSCHGVDLTKSHENFFTAKVIEPLSPNTNKKRLTQKKEIDKWLKRNFNDVYNREGTPKEKGDVLSFIMSK, from the coding sequence ATGAAAAACTTACTTATACCTGCAATAATAGCTAGTCTATCTTTTGGTAGTGTAATCGAAAATTATCTTACAGATTTAAAAAACGAAGTTATAAAAGAAAAGCCAAATTTTAAAAGCTTTGATATAAAAAGAGGGGAAGAGATTTTCACTTCAAAACATATTGGTAAAAAGGGCAAAGAGATCTCTTGTAGCTCTTGTCATGGAGTAGATTTAACAAAATCACATGAGAATTTCTTTACAGCTAAAGTTATTGAACCACTTTCACCAAATACAAATAAAAAGAGACTAACTCAAAAAAAAGAGATTGACAAATGGTTAAAAAGAAACTTCAATGATGTTTATAATAGAGAAGGAACACCTAAAGAAAAAGGTGATGTCCTAAGTTTTATTATGAGCAAATAG
- the thyX gene encoding FAD-dependent thymidylate synthase: MTVTLMQNSSLEVCAHAIRTCWQSYDKSDCGGPKDLELIDRVGNKFKHASTLEHLTYTFFIEGISRALLQELARHRMASPSVKSTRYTLKELKDEEPFTTDDKQRAEKYLVMTSSDLVNEMSIKALENLREVLQTKIGNDVAKYCLPESYKTSLTWTINARSLQNFIALRSSKSALWEIRDLANAIFESLPEDHKYLFESCVYNAQDDLEH; encoded by the coding sequence ATGACTGTAACTCTTATGCAAAATAGCTCATTAGAAGTTTGTGCCCATGCGATTAGAACCTGCTGGCAATCTTATGATAAAAGTGATTGTGGGGGACCAAAAGATTTAGAACTTATTGATAGAGTTGGAAATAAATTTAAACACGCTTCTACTTTAGAGCATTTAACTTATACCTTTTTTATTGAAGGAATTAGTAGAGCCCTACTTCAAGAATTAGCTAGACACAGAATGGCTAGTCCATCTGTAAAATCTACAAGATATACTCTAAAAGAGTTAAAAGATGAAGAACCATTTACAACAGATGATAAACAAAGAGCAGAAAAATATCTAGTGATGACAAGCAGTGACTTAGTAAATGAGATGTCTATAAAAGCTTTAGAAAATTTAAGGGAAGTTCTTCAAACAAAAATAGGGAATGATGTGGCTAAATATTGCCTGCCAGAGAGTTATAAAACCTCTCTTACTTGGACAATCAACGCTAGAAGTCTTCAAAACTTTATAGCTTTAAGAAGCTCAAAATCTGCCCTATGGGAGATTAGAGATTTAGCAAATGCTATTTTTGAATCCCTTCCTGAAGATCATAAATATCTATTTGAGTCTTGTGTTTACAATGCTCAAGATGATTTAGAACACTAA
- a CDS encoding diheme cytochrome c, with protein MKTIFIFILLISSLVASEYKSKVAGVAPVNNSLYIKECGACHFAYQPGLLPSNSWKKMMSNLESHFGADATLAQEDFVAISQYLEQNSAEKAYAYKRSYKIANSMRDDGTIIAISKTPYFIKEHKGIPKKYIEQESVKGLFNCIACHTTAQKGIYSERDILIPNYGRWDD; from the coding sequence ATGAAAACAATATTTATATTTATACTTCTTATCTCAAGCCTTGTTGCAAGTGAATACAAATCTAAAGTTGCAGGAGTTGCTCCTGTAAATAATTCTCTTTATATAAAAGAGTGTGGAGCTTGTCATTTTGCCTATCAACCAGGACTTCTTCCAAGCAACTCTTGGAAAAAAATGATGTCAAATTTAGAGAGCCATTTTGGTGCAGATGCAACTTTAGCACAAGAAGACTTTGTTGCCATTTCGCAATACTTGGAACAAAATAGTGCAGAGAAGGCATATGCTTATAAAAGAAGCTATAAAATTGCAAATAGCATGAGAGATGACGGAACTATTATTGCCATTAGTAAAACACCATATTTTATAAAAGAGCACAAAGGAATACCAAAAAAGTATATTGAACAAGAGAGTGTAAAAGGTCTATTTAACTGTATAGCTTGCCATACTACTGCACAAAAAGGAATCTATTCAGAAAGAGATATTCTAATACCAAATTATGGAAGATGGGATGATTAA
- a CDS encoding trimeric intracellular cation channel family protein yields MTALEIADIIGIISFTISGFLIAVHMKMDILGIFISSFLTAFGGGMVRDVIANQTPYIFTNNLPIILVISTLIFSIVFKLHKITDLEGKTAFVVTDTIGLVSFAISGAIIAINADFNFIGIILLSLLTAIGGGTLRDIIINRIPAVLMSDFYGAIAIIIGFIIIALDYFGQVNKIALLITFAFGIALRLFAYYKKWHLPTLS; encoded by the coding sequence ATGACTGCATTAGAAATAGCTGATATAATAGGGATAATCTCCTTTACTATTAGTGGTTTTCTAATTGCAGTGCATATGAAAATGGATATCTTAGGTATCTTTATCTCTTCTTTTTTAACTGCCTTTGGAGGAGGAATGGTAAGGGATGTAATTGCAAACCAAACCCCATATATTTTTACTAATAATCTTCCAATAATACTTGTAATATCAACTTTAATTTTCTCTATAGTTTTCAAACTTCATAAGATAACTGATTTAGAGGGTAAAACAGCCTTTGTGGTAACTGATACCATTGGACTTGTATCTTTTGCTATAAGTGGGGCTATTATTGCTATAAATGCTGATTTTAATTTTATTGGTATTATCCTTCTTTCGCTTTTAACAGCTATTGGAGGAGGAACCCTAAGGGATATAATTATAAATAGGATTCCAGCAGTTTTAATGAGTGATTTTTATGGGGCAATTGCAATAATTATAGGCTTTATAATTATTGCTTTAGACTACTTTGGACAAGTAAATAAAATCGCCCTTTTAATAACCTTTGCCTTTGGTATAGCCCTTAGACTCTTCGCTTATTATAAAAAGTGGCATTTGCCAACTCTCTCTTAA